The DNA window CAATCGGGCCTTGCGACGGAGGAGTGGGGCATGATTTGGAATTCTAGCAACGGGGCTCCATGTCGATCCCTCCGATCCTTACTGGATGGTCTGTGGTTCTCAGCCCGAATGCTCGGGTAGAGTGCAGATCGCCGGAGTATTTTGATTCCCTGTCAAGGTCTGGCGATAGTGCTGCAGGACAATAACCGGCCGCTAGTGCTGCCGCAGTTGCATACGAGGTCGGATCCCCACGATCTGAGGATAATACAATAGTGCGAcagggggggggggggttcTGTTACTGGATGGTATTTCTGAATGGACTGGAATGGACGGGGTGTATACAGGAATCCCCAGGAGACGGACGAGTAGGCAAACAGGGAGATGACATGGGTCCCTGGAGGAGGCAGTCGTCGAGAAGCGCCCTTCCTCAGGCCATGAGGAGGAAACAGAGGTATACAGGAGTAGGTATACGGGGGACAGTAATACTGGAAACGGTGGGCCGTACAGTATTACCAGTCAGGGTAATACCAGCTGTCAGCTCCGAGATCTTGGATCGTGATCTTCTTTTCATCGTGTGTGCGGGTGGAGCAGCCTTAGTGTGGTCAGTCCATTTTTGCTGGACCAATCCCCCTGGGTAGACTTAGATATAATGGTTGTCGCTCTCTGACACACACACTCCTTTCCAACTTCAACCTCACTTCAACCTCACTCCAACACCACACCTAACCCTaactctctccctctctctaTACCTCTTGAGAGCCTGAACTACAAACACCTACACCCACCACACAATACTATGACTCCCTCTCATCGTCGTGGACCCTGGGTCCCCGAGGAAGACCAGTTGCTCCTCCAACTAGTCCGCGAGCAAGGCCCCAACAACTGGGTGCGCATCTCGCAACATATGCACTACCGCTCGCCCAAACAATGTCGCGAACGCTTCCACCAGAATCTCAAGCCCTCGCTCAATCGCGAGCCCATCTCCGCCGACGAGGGGCTGATGATCGAGCGCATGGTCACGGAAATGGGCAAGCGCTGGGCGGAAATCGCCCGTCGCCTGGGCAATCGCAGCGACAACGCGGTCAAGAACTGGTGGAATGGCAGCATGAACCGCAAGCGCCGTGGCGTGAGCACTCCGTCCGCCTCGCGCACCTACAACGGCCGTGTCGAGGCCCCCTACGCCCGCCCCTCCGTTCACAGCCCGTCTCGCTCGCGGTATCCCGTTCGACCATGGACGGAGGGGGCCAACCCTGACCACCGCCTGCACTCGCGGAGAGAGTCCATTTCGATGGTGCCCCGCCAACTCTCGCCCATCTACACACTCCCCTCCATCAACCGCCCGATTGAAACCCCCTTGACTTCTCCCGCCTTCTCAGAAGTGTCGAATGCCACCTCGGTCGAGCCTCCATCCATGGTCTCCGACCACAACTCCGTctgctcttcatcgcccCGCACTGTGCCGTCTCCTCAActtctgcctcttccagAGCAGGTCCGGTCTCAGTACGGCGATGTTCGCCGCCCCGTCCAGGTTGTGGATGACTCCCCGCCCAGCTACTCCGGGCGATCGCTGGAGTCTCTGTCCGAAATCGCCTCCAAACGGAAGTGGGTGGAGTACCAACCCACTCTGACCTCATGGCACCAGCCCGTGGACTCGCAAAAACAGTGGCAATCCCAGGCCGAACCCGTCCGCGATACTCGCATGGGTGTCAACAACCTTTTGAATTAGGACGCCCGTTTTTGACGACTGTACGACTCTTCTTGTGATTCTCTGTGCCATATTATTCCCACCCTGTACATGTGCCGAAAGCATCCACACTCGCTCTTGTTTCATTTTGGGTTgattttttttggttttttttcctttgtaCTCCTAATGTGTATTACCACACGGTTTTCATTCGGGTTCGGATTTACAAAatttggtttcttttttttttccctttgtttTTTTTGGGCAGGCTGGGAGTGAACGACTCTAATTGGGATTGGTCGTCCGGCTTGGAGTTCATCATCTGGGGGGGAAGTtgggcaaggccaagaagaagggctaCCCTTTTCCCCCCATTAACTATGGGATTTGACAATATTTTCTGGTTGCTGGCTTATAATACCCCTGCGCATTTTGGACTAGGAAAatccatctttctttttttttgataACCCAAGTGGTACAACATTCCTACTAGTAAATGCGTGGCACATTTCTTACAGACAGTGGCGACCTGAAGCGTCAGCTCCACCAGACACGGCTCTCCGCGAGGAATGTCAAAACACGCCATGCCGCTCACGAGGAGGACGCAAGGGGTCTAGACACAAAAACCAtggcagcctcggcggcaacCAGGGCTCCACCCGATCGACCGATTTCTCGGACATGCTGTCTGTCCATCCTGTTTGGGGTAGACGATGGTACGATCACTTGACGAAGGCCCCACGCTAGAATCCACTGGATCTGGAcggctgcagcggcggcgatgcaCGGTGACGAATTAAGGCCGAGCAGCGACAACGGAAGTTTAATCGACAGGTTCGTCCGCGGCTGCAGGCGATCAACGTTCTGGCACCGTCGCCAGTGGCCGACCAGGATGGCGGCGTGATTAGTGGCTCCTCAACAGCCAGTCGTCACCAGGGCCCCCGTAACCCGCGCCCACAGGGCCAATGATCCCCGCCCATCGGCACCGGGTGCGATGCATCGATCAGACAGGTCACAGGCGGATGGAATGAACGGCGGGTCCCACTGAGAGGGGCACGGACGGGCCTGCCATCGTGGTGTTCGTGCAAGGTTTTTGCATGCTTGCTTGCGCACGCCACCGGGTCTAGCATCCGTGGGCCCCGTCAcaggaggagggaggaggaggagggtcAGCCAGCGAAACTAGGGACATCCAGCATTTAGTAGAGTGGGTGTGTGGGatggagaaggtggttggTTTTCTCTCTGCTAATCCACAATACTCATTAATGGCGGTTGGCTAGACCGGTGATTGATGTGACTAGGGATCGAGGAAGCGCCCAACCAGCGCTAGATCCGGGCTGGCCTTGAGAACAACCTCAAACAGGCGCTCTTTGTTCCACTCTTCAGCGGCAGCTGAATGTTCAGCTGCCGTGGTGACTGCCAGGGGAAAGAACGGGACCATCAGCCAGCCATGGACGACGGCGTGGGACGTCTCCATCTATCACAGGTCCCCGCACCGAAGATCCATTCTTGGTGCCACATCAGCAGCCGGGCCGGAGCTATTGACGCTCAGGTTCGGTGGTTCGGCCGTTATGTGGCTGGCGGAAGCATGGTAGAATCGTGACGTTGGTCTGTTCTCGTTGAGGCAGTGAAGCAGGGAGACTAACTTTGACGGCCTGTCCGTGTGTGATCGACCATTGTGCCTACCCAAGTATTTGGAATTTTCTCTTTTAGCTCATGCGCTAGCGACCTGTAATGGCCCGGCCGTACAGTATTTTATTGACTTGTACTCGGTACGATTACTGTATGTATGGACGGTGGGTGTTGACTCCGGAATACATGCATCCCTGAATAAGCAAGCAGCACCAGGGCCAGCCGGAAAGATTGCTAGTGTCGAAATGATATGAGACATTGACCACTGTTTTCATCTCTGTACTTCTCGCCTTATAGCTACCTCCTCTGTAACTAGACCGATGTGAAACAACGTTGCAACGACATGCCCAGACCACTACCCGGCTCCTGCGCAGGGACATGACAGAAAAAGGGGGGTCCACCGGCGCCAAGCCCCAGATCGATCATTGCCATCTGAAACAACCGTTGGGGAGGcaaggggagaaagaaaaaacggcagaaagaaagaagaaggggaaagaaaaaaaacacGCGGTGGGGCCGAGTGTGGATGACGGCTGAGGGAGAGGGGCGGAGGAACCATGGACGGCGCAGTTTGGTTCAGGGGTACAAAAAAACAAGGGCCGCGATGAGAGGTAGATGCGCGTCGACCAGTGCAGTAATATGGATGGGCGGATTTATCCAGGCCGTCGTGATTCCTTCAGGATATACTTTATCCGAGGCCCTACCATATTCCATCACGCCGATTCCTTCAGACAACCATTGTCATAGGAGTAGTGCAGAAACCCAGCACATATGCACCAATCACTTCAGGTGACTTGGTGCTGACTGCTACCGACATCCTGTTTTGTTCCTGAGATCTCGCCGTTGGCCCAGAGCGCTGGATCCGGTCCGATCGGCGCGTTGCCTGACCCGGTAGCTTTGACGGGCCATTACATATTTTTCTGGGTGGCCTACGTATGCCACGGCGATCGATGCAATGATCGGATCGATCGAACGGGGGGATCGGCGGGGGTATATTACATGTAAGGACCTCGGCTCATAGTTATGTATTCATGATGGTACCTGAGGAACGGAATACAGATGATCgtggttctttttttttcaaatCAGCAGACTGCACAGTAGTTGTGTCGCACATTGTTAACGATTATTTGAGGATCCACTGCCTACTAATGAATTGCGAAATCTGTCCTACGTCATGAGAATGTTGGTATCTCCGGTGTAAGTAACTAATTAACGTTAGTTAATATGCAATCAGATCGATTACTCAACACTACTGGCGCACGGGCAATCTCGCTGTGAACGCTAGCTCGCACTAGGTCCCGTCTGTTGGGCCGATGCCCGAGGTGTGACATTGTATACGGGAAGAACGAGAAAGAGGCAAAAAGACTCAAAGATCAGATCTCAGATCGCGTAGAATAGTCTCGATGAGGAAAATGCAtacaaagaaaaaaggggTAGATCAACGCGTTCGGCTCTTCCGATCTTGGGCATGAGACGAATTGCCGTGCCGTCTCCCCACGGTCGACCCGTGGTTCGGCTAGATCTGGTTGAATACGTACGTCGGTCGACGAGCCGTTGAATGTTTTGGTTTTTCCTTTGTGGCTCGCAAGGTCCTAGTGCTGAGCGGAACACTCGACAATGGATTGTGGACGCTCCTGGGGAAATAATGATCGGGCCCGATGGATCCTGGGAGAGAGGCTAAGAAAACGCAGCGATTGCCTATACAGGAAGGTACTTAGAATTACAATGAGAAGGCCTTTGGGTGGTGATGCGAATGACGCTGCTCAATAATGCCTGGTGTTATAATTATAGCAGCAAATAATGCAAAGGCCGGTCACGCATCTACCGAAGATCGACCTCGTGTCGTGGTGACATCTatccagaagaacaagtcCTGCACATTCCCAATGTACGTAATACATGTTGCAAACTCCCGGCTATCCTGGGAAAGATGGCATGAAAGGTGAAAAAAAGGGGCGCAAATGCAAATAGATTCCAACCCAAAtatcaagaaaaaaaaaaagaaaaacgcTCAAGGGGTATAATTCGCTGTGCATATCATAACCAGATatcgccttcttcgccattcACCCATTGCGCCCAAACACGCTCGTAGGCATCTTCCAAATCACGGACCCAGCGCGCCGTGTCGAAGAGCTTGTTGCGATATCGTTCCTGGAACAGCATCTTCCGAATCTCGGCGAGACGGCCGGTTGCGCggccctcgccgccgggcGTGTACTGCAGGTCCAGACACAGGCGGATGGCTTTGCTCTCATAGTCCTCGTCCGAACTGGcgatcagctcctcgcgAGCGTGGTGGCCGGCCTCTGTGCCGGGGAGAGCACTGCTTAGGATACTGCTCGCCATGCGCGAGCACATCTTGTAGTCGTACCGTGGCAGCGTGAGCAGCGGCGTTCCGCTCCAGAGGACGTCAGTTGCGGTCGTGTGCGCATTGCATTCGGGAGTATCCAGAAATAGATCCAGGATCTTCGCTCGGGCAATATGCGTGTTCTTCGGGGCGACATCCGTAAAGATAATCCGGGATGCCGTCTTTTCGCCGGCCCAAGCCACGGCGATATCTCGCAAGTTCTGCTCCCCCAGGTCTGGAAACCGTAGTAGCCAAAGAACCGAGTTGGGGATTCGCGCCAAAATGCGCAGCCACGAGCGGAACGTCGTGGGTTCAATCTGATACGAAAGTTAGTTGAGACTAACAGTATACACGGAAGACAACAAATTTACCTTGTACAACTGGTTGAAGTTCCCCAGGATGATCGTGTCATCACTAAGCTTGGGGAACAGCTCTTTGCGCATCCGCCAACGCCGGATTTGCTCCTCGTCCCACGAAACGTGCTTCTCGGACGCATCCGGCGCGCTCTGTCGGTGGtcgcagcagaagaaagtATCGCGGGTGAAGACGATCTTCTCACCGTAGACCCAGTTCTCAAGATCCTCGCCATGATCGTCCACAAGCATACGATCCTCGATCCGCGCCGTGCGCCGTCCGGGACTCAAAGTATCCAGTGGAATGGAAATTTGGTCGGCGAGAATGTAATCGCACCACTCAGCACCGAGCGTCCCTGCAAAACCCATAAACGACATGTGAATCGGCGCAGGACGAGCTGCAAAGACTTCATTGCGAGCTCCGCGGGTGTAGCCATTCAGATTGATCAGAATGTGAATTCCATCGTCGACGATCTGTTGTACAAGACGATCGACTGGCCACCCGCTGGTGTCATGGAAGACCGGTGCTTCTttctcgatctgctggcgATGAGCAGACTTGTCGCTCGCAGTAGTAGCATAGCAGTACGCCTTGACGCGAGACGGATTATGCAAACCAAAGACCGACTGCATCAGATGCGCCAGAGGATGATTATTGAAGTCAGACGACACATACCCCACTCGAAGATACGGATtcggcggagacggcgggCGGTAAACTGTGCTTGGGAGCCAGGGGAGCCGAAGGGTTGAGCATGAGATACGCAAACCATTGCGCTGAGAGATTTGGCGGATTTGCTTGGCAGACAGAGGACAGGTGAAGGTGTGGAAAGGCAGGACCGTGGGCGCGTTGGGTGCGCTCAGCCCGGCAGGGAGCTGCGGACGGCGGTATTTGGAGGCAGGATAGTCTTTGCCGTACACATAGCGGTCCAGATACCACTTCCACGTGATGAACCGGGTGGCCCGCTCGACGAGGCGGACAATGCGGGAACCTTCCCATTTGCGTCCGGCCCACGATTGAAGGGCCTTGGCCAGAGACATCTTCTGACTAGACGCAAAGTGGCTGGAGTCCAGAGCCGGCGCCAACTGCGCAACGAGCTGCTCCGCTGTGCTGGCGGTCAGTATTCCACGGCCCCAGTATTCGCCTTCTCTGAGCTGTCGATCGACAATGTCGACAACGCGTTTGATCCAGCCAGCACCCGTGTCATTACTCTGGGCATCCCGGAGCATCCCCTTTTCATCCACATGCCATCGATCGCGGAAGCCACGGCCGTTGACAATTCCACCGCGGCCGACCCAGTTGCAGACGGAGTTCAAGGCATTCGCCAGTCCACACACGGCTTCAGCAAACTCTGGATTCACCTTGACGGCACGCTTGTAGTAAGATATGGAGTCATTCACCCGGCCAGCGTCCTTGACCGCATTCGCCAAATTGGCCAATGCGATATCGAATTTGCCGTCACACTGGACCGCTTGCTCATACATCTTAATGGCAGCTTGGAGCTGCCCGATATCTTTGAGCAGGCTGCCGAGATTGGTGTAGAGATGTGCGTGCCGAGGATCAAGATGCAACCCGTAATTGTAGTAGGCCAGGGCAAGGGAGATTCCGCTGCCGGGCACGACGCCGGGAATTTCGGGGTGTTGGCTCTCTCCATTGGGACGCACCAGTCCCCTCGCAGGCGGATTGTTTTGGATTCCAGCCAACAGGATTCCCACATTGTTCGCCGTAGATGGACTCGGTTGcagggaaagagaaaggtAGTAAAGAGCAAGGATATCCCGCACACCGGGGTTTGATCGCGGGAAGCCTGAAGACGAGATGTTGGACATGCCATCCTGGTAAATCTTTGCCAAGGACAGAAGAGAGTTGCTAGTAGTCGAAACCGCTGCGTTCCTGGCGAGACCCT is part of the Penicillium psychrofluorescens genome assembly, chromosome: 4 genome and encodes:
- a CDS encoding uncharacterized protein (ID:PFLUO_007160-T1.cds;~source:funannotate): MTPSHRRGPWVPEEDQLLLQLVREQGPNNWVRISQHMHYRSPKQCRERFHQNLKPSLNREPISADEGLMIERMVTEMGKRWAEIARRLGNRSDNAVKNWWNGSMNRKRRGVSTPSASRTYNGRVEAPYARPSVHSPSRSRYPVRPWTEGANPDHRLHSRRESISMVPRQLSPIYTLPSINRPIETPLTSPAFSEVSNATSVEPPSMVSDHNSVCSSSPRTVPSPQLLPLPEQVRSQYGDVRRPVQVVDDSPPSYSGRSLESLSEIASKRKWVEYQPTLTSWHQPVDSQKQWQSQAEPVRDTRMGVNNLLN
- a CDS encoding uncharacterized protein (ID:PFLUO_007161-T1.cds;~source:funannotate), which codes for MFPTVAPFPPVQPHHRIHDALNYDMHDPFASMTPSDPSKPFYNPISWTHQQLPHPVQRPNPRDASGTTSNPNAVGEHTLRRKTPNGTLSAGYDGTPGDTTIQPPATKHILVSPMESGQFLSPQAAMQTNGWLQSALDQSATPKHLNFPPIFKNDAAGGSALPAGEVIQDLNGASWVRPVNYAPGMDSVLHQSLPLQPSQRFLLHNGAYIPTVLPATLQPCVGPTASAGTGPFGPYWPDGVYIPYRPAAFRDSRFDSPTPFAKQFDAAGQPFFGPSQAGYNSVPIPLASRPDSAFPWAPSTPGMPAFPPRHSEQLPYHARANRSISTLPPPPALNNDPSTWSGRPSGNNFQNQGPAVTVNVEFKEKVLSWAHGVYVDLLATIHRARRNSISNGGTDGQNHRFLKPSIYPKPPRQPGLDFSSQTSAPEIHRHNSYPSSQYDLHTQKLNLSRPNNSSHSTPLSQGNGNNRRPSLSQFQNHHRGSDLTNGRFSGTPSTSRFAGSLFNEGSPVTNAMSALEMLSNLCSESRWEWIDGMLLGGCLAYGLGDYHKAMRWYSRILARDSSTPRHVEAISNLAATLLALNRREEALQHWLRAVKLRPSFFEAVEHLIGLLCTSHRGKEAVNIIDFVQSSLRYPKDGDCFKTDEHASETESDADSSVSDVGMFDKASFDYDDDMGRVQSWNIGSPDAARPVGFATSGYEISGSDNGRMLALVHAKGNMLYALGDNAGAASAFEDAVLIAAGRRRHGIQSLIKQIFAAFSQGSSNGYSASVPDSKESILLYPDRALQTSKLVFQSGGMPPGLKYVAEGLARNAAVSTTSNSLLSLAKIYQDGMSNISSSGFPRSNPGVRDILALYYLSLSLQPSPSTANNVGILLAGIQNNPPARGLVRPNGESQHPEIPGVVPGSGISLALAYYNYGLHLDPRHAHLYTNLGSLLKDIGQLQAAIKMYEQAVQCDGKFDIALANLANAVKDAGRVNDSISYYKRAVKVNPEFAEAVCGLANALNSVCNWVGRGGIVNGRGFRDRWHVDEKGMLRDAQSNDTGAGWIKRVVDIVDRQLREGEYWGRGILTASTAEQLVAQLAPALDSSHFASSQKMSLAKALQSWAGRKWEGSRIVRLVERATRFITWKWYLDRYVYGKDYPASKYRRPQLPAGLSAPNAPTVLPFHTFTCPLSAKQIRQISQRNGLRISCSTLRLPWLPSTVYRPPSPPNPYLRVGYVSSDFNNHPLAHLMQSVFGLHNPSRVKAYCYATTASDKSAHRQQIEKEAPVFHDTSGWPVDRLVQQIVDDGIHILINLNGYTRGARNEVFAARPAPIHMSFMGFAGTLGAEWCDYILADQISIPLDTLSPGRRTARIEDRMLVDDHGEDLENWVYGEKIVFTRDTFFCCDHRQSAPDASEKHVSWDEEQIRRWRMRKELFPKLSDDTIILGNFNQLYKIEPTTFRSWLRILARIPNSVLWLLRFPDLGEQNLRDIAVAWAGEKTASRIIFTDVAPKNTHIARAKILDLFLDTPECNAHTTATDVLWSGTPLLTLPRYDYKMCSRMASSILSSALPGTEAGHHAREELIASSDEDYESKAIRLCLDLQYTPGGEGRATGRLAEIRKMLFQERYRNKLFDTARWVRDLEDAYERVWAQWVNGEEGDIWL